A genomic stretch from Candidatus Thiothrix anitrata includes:
- the ispC gene encoding 1-deoxy-D-xylulose-5-phosphate reductoisomerase — protein MVSKGITVLGSSGSIGVSTLDVLARHPERFHVFALTAHTHVERLLVQCLQFHPRYAVMVEPRAAELLASALRDAGSETEVLAGVDALSMVASHPQTDYVMAAIVGAAGLLPSLAAARAGKRVLLANKESLVMSGQLFMDAVHEHSAVLLPIDSEHNAVFQCLPRDGKDGVEKILLTASGGPFRTWSQEALAHITPEQAVAHPNWSMGQKISVDSATLMNKGLEVIEACWLFDLPAERVQVVVHPQSTIHSMVSYNDGSVLAQLGNPDMRTPIAYGLGWPERLVSGVAPLDLFATARLDFEQPDTERFPCLALAYEAHARGGYATIALNAANEEAVQAFLNREIAFTTIPHIVKQVMQMASEGTPMNVEDIIVQDGESRRHSLSFIKNKKMH, from the coding sequence ATGGTATCTAAAGGCATTACGGTTCTCGGTTCCAGTGGCAGTATTGGGGTCAGCACCCTTGATGTTTTGGCACGTCATCCTGAACGTTTTCATGTATTTGCCTTGACTGCGCACACTCACGTTGAGCGGTTATTGGTGCAATGTTTGCAGTTTCATCCGCGTTACGCCGTCATGGTTGAGCCACGTGCGGCGGAATTGTTGGCAAGTGCATTGCGTGATGCGGGTAGTGAAACCGAGGTATTAGCCGGGGTCGATGCCTTGAGCATGGTGGCGAGTCATCCACAAACCGATTATGTGATGGCAGCGATTGTGGGGGCGGCGGGTTTATTGCCCAGTTTAGCCGCAGCTCGTGCCGGTAAACGGGTATTGCTGGCGAATAAAGAATCGTTGGTTATGTCCGGGCAGTTGTTCATGGACGCAGTGCATGAACACTCGGCGGTATTATTGCCCATCGATAGTGAGCACAACGCAGTGTTTCAGTGCCTACCTCGTGACGGCAAAGACGGCGTGGAAAAGATTTTATTGACGGCTTCCGGCGGCCCGTTCCGCACTTGGTCACAAGAGGCTTTGGCGCACATCACTCCTGAGCAGGCAGTGGCGCACCCCAACTGGTCGATGGGGCAAAAGATTTCTGTGGATTCCGCCACCTTGATGAATAAGGGCTTGGAAGTGATTGAAGCCTGTTGGTTATTTGATCTTCCAGCGGAACGTGTGCAAGTCGTTGTGCATCCGCAAAGTACCATTCACTCAATGGTGTCCTATAATGATGGTTCTGTCTTGGCGCAGTTAGGCAACCCGGATATGCGTACTCCGATTGCTTACGGCTTAGGATGGCCGGAACGTTTGGTATCCGGGGTAGCTCCGTTGGATTTATTTGCAACGGCGCGTTTGGATTTTGAACAGCCGGATACCGAGCGTTTTCCATGTTTGGCGTTGGCGTATGAGGCACATGCACGCGGTGGTTACGCGACCATTGCGTTAAATGCCGCGAATGAAGAGGCAGTTCAAGCATTTCTAAATCGGGAAATTGCTTTTACCACTATTCCTCATATCGTGAAACAGGTAATGCAAATGGCGAGCGAGGGTACACCCATGAATGTTGAAGATATTATTGTTCAGGATGGGGAAAGCCGCCGCCATTCACTATCGTTTATCAAAAATAAGAAAATGCATTAA
- a CDS encoding phosphatidate cytidylyltransferase, giving the protein MLKQRIMTGLVLITLVFAGVIFLPTPLFALFSMMFIVGLGAWEWAGLTGCYLPEKRMMGTLMILMASVPLVFLPLPTVAVLWVSVPIWAVILLALWLYPKNAGIYKKHALKMRILGIFILLPAWFALFKLHQMDYRYVLYLISLVALADTAAYFVGRKWGVTKLAPHLSPGKTREGMSGAVVATAIWAVVATQLLPVPEGKAIHFMILSMLVVLMSVAGDLFESLLKREAGVKDSGQILPGHGGILDRVDSLLAAAPIFALGLLWLA; this is encoded by the coding sequence ATGCTTAAGCAACGGATTATGACTGGACTGGTGCTCATCACCTTAGTATTCGCGGGGGTGATTTTTTTACCGACTCCGCTGTTTGCCTTGTTTTCGATGATGTTTATCGTGGGTTTGGGCGCGTGGGAATGGGCGGGGTTGACCGGCTGTTATCTGCCTGAAAAACGTATGATGGGCACATTGATGATTCTGATGGCTTCCGTGCCTTTGGTATTTTTGCCATTGCCGACGGTGGCTGTTTTATGGGTGAGTGTGCCGATTTGGGCGGTGATATTGCTGGCATTGTGGCTTTATCCTAAAAATGCAGGGATCTATAAAAAACATGCGTTGAAAATGCGAATTTTGGGTATTTTCATTCTATTACCAGCGTGGTTTGCATTGTTTAAACTGCATCAAATGGATTACCGCTATGTTTTATATCTAATTTCATTGGTGGCCTTGGCGGATACTGCTGCTTATTTCGTGGGGCGTAAGTGGGGGGTAACGAAACTTGCGCCGCATTTGAGTCCTGGTAAAACCCGCGAAGGGATGTCGGGTGCAGTTGTGGCTACAGCTATTTGGGCAGTGGTAGCGACGCAGTTGTTACCTGTGCCAGAGGGTAAGGCGATTCATTTCATGATTTTGTCGATGTTGGTGGTGTTGATGTCGGTTGCAGGGGATTTGTTCGAGAGCTTGCTGAAACGTGAGGCAGGAGTCAAAGATAGCGGTCAAATCTTACCGGGACACGGCGGCATTTTAGATCGTGTGGATAGTCTATTAGCAGCCGCACCGATTTTCGCACTCGGTTTATTGTGGCTGGCATGA
- the uppS gene encoding polyprenyl diphosphate synthase has product MTIPRHVAIVMDGNGRWAKARFLPRLMGHHRGVEAARKVIRACSDAGVGCLTLFAFSSENWKRPEEEVSGLMSLFITALEREAAALQRHNVRMRFIGDRSAFSSELRTKITQVEALTANCDGMQLLIAANYGGRWDILQAAHILTTQVLQGELSVAEMDETRFTAALSTGDAPEPDLFIRTGGERRISNFLMWQLAYAELYFTDTLWPEFDAASLQAAFADFASRQRRFGMTGDQVSGVKNA; this is encoded by the coding sequence ATGACGATTCCCCGGCATGTCGCCATTGTCATGGATGGGAATGGGCGTTGGGCAAAAGCGCGGTTCCTGCCCCGGCTTATGGGACATCATCGGGGTGTCGAAGCAGCCCGCAAGGTGATTCGTGCTTGCAGTGATGCGGGTGTGGGTTGCTTGACGTTGTTTGCTTTTAGCAGTGAAAACTGGAAACGCCCGGAAGAGGAAGTGAGCGGCTTAATGTCGTTGTTCATTACGGCGTTGGAGCGTGAAGCTGCTGCGTTGCAACGGCATAATGTGCGGATGCGTTTTATCGGCGACCGTAGCGCGTTTTCCAGTGAATTACGCACCAAAATCACTCAAGTGGAAGCCTTAACCGCCAACTGTGACGGGATGCAGTTGTTAATTGCGGCGAATTACGGCGGGCGTTGGGATATTTTACAAGCGGCGCATATCCTGACCACGCAGGTATTGCAAGGCGAGTTAAGCGTCGCGGAAATGGATGAAACAAGGTTTACGGCAGCATTATCAACGGGTGATGCACCCGAGCCGGATTTGTTTATTCGCACGGGTGGCGAACGTCGCATCAGTAATTTCCTGATGTGGCAATTAGCGTATGCGGAATTGTATTTTACGGACACATTGTGGCCAGAGTTTGATGCGGCGAGTTTGCAGGCGGCTTTTGCAGATTTTGCCAGTCGTCAGCGACGTTTCGGAATGACAGGTGATCAGGTATCAGGAGTGAAGAATGCTTAA
- the frr gene encoding ribosome recycling factor yields MIADIKKDAEQRMQKSIDALKNDLTKIRTGRAHPSLLDQVMVDYYGSEVPLSQVANVSTEDARTLKVVPWEKPMAAKIEKAILTSNLGLNPANDGNAIRVPLPALTEERRRDLVKLVKGEAEGARVAIRNIRRDANSDFKALLKEKEISEDEERRATDDIQKLTDHYIKEVEVVMDKKEKELMEV; encoded by the coding sequence ATGATTGCAGACATCAAGAAAGATGCAGAACAACGGATGCAGAAAAGCATCGATGCACTGAAAAATGATTTGACGAAGATTCGTACCGGACGTGCGCATCCGAGTTTGTTGGATCAGGTAATGGTTGATTATTACGGTTCTGAAGTGCCGTTGAGCCAAGTGGCTAACGTGAGCACCGAAGACGCACGTACCCTCAAAGTGGTTCCGTGGGAAAAACCAATGGCAGCCAAGATTGAGAAGGCGATTTTGACTTCTAATCTGGGCTTGAACCCGGCGAATGACGGCAATGCGATTCGGGTGCCATTACCAGCGTTGACTGAAGAGCGTCGCCGCGATTTGGTGAAACTGGTGAAAGGCGAGGCCGAAGGTGCGCGGGTGGCAATCCGTAACATCCGCCGCGATGCCAATTCAGATTTCAAAGCCTTGCTGAAAGAGAAAGAAATTTCTGAAGATGAAGAGCGTCGCGCTACCGATGATATTCAAAAACTGACTGACCACTACATTAAGGAAGTGGAAGTCGTGATGGACAAGAAAGAAAAAGAATTGATGGAGGTCTAA
- the pyrH gene encoding UMP kinase yields MSATPSHSEPRFRRILLKLSGEALLGNQDSGIDPEILFRVAAEALEVQQSGVQVAVVIGGGNLFRGAGLAEKGMDRVRGDQMGMLATVMNSLAMQDAIEKLGGQCRIMTALGIDQIGERYAAHQARRYLESGNVVICAAGTGNPFFTTDTAASLRAVELQCDLLLKATKVDGIYDADPKKNPAAKRFDRLSFSDAIQRQLGVMDLTAMVMCRDNKLPLGVFDMFAPGALAAVVRGESVGTLVEV; encoded by the coding sequence ATGTCAGCTACACCCTCTCATTCTGAACCTCGTTTTCGCCGTATTCTGCTGAAACTTAGCGGTGAAGCTTTGTTGGGCAATCAAGATTCGGGCATTGACCCTGAAATTTTGTTTCGTGTTGCCGCCGAAGCCTTGGAAGTGCAGCAATCCGGTGTGCAAGTGGCGGTAGTGATTGGCGGTGGTAATTTGTTCCGTGGCGCAGGTCTGGCCGAAAAAGGCATGGATCGGGTGCGCGGCGATCAAATGGGCATGTTAGCAACGGTGATGAACTCGCTGGCAATGCAAGACGCTATCGAAAAGTTAGGTGGTCAATGCCGGATTATGACGGCGTTGGGTATCGACCAAATCGGTGAGCGTTATGCAGCACATCAAGCACGACGTTATTTGGAAAGCGGCAATGTGGTGATTTGCGCAGCAGGCACTGGCAATCCGTTTTTCACCACTGACACGGCGGCGAGTTTACGTGCGGTGGAATTGCAATGTGATTTGTTGCTAAAAGCGACGAAAGTGGACGGCATTTACGATGCTGATCCGAAAAAAAATCCTGCGGCGAAACGTTTTGATCGGTTATCCTTCAGTGATGCCATTCAACGTCAGTTGGGGGTAATGGACTTAACGGCAATGGTCATGTGCCGTGATAATAAACTTCCCTTAGGTGTGTTTGATATGTTCGCACCGGGGGCACTGGCTGCGGTTGTACGTGGCGAGTCTGTTGGTACTTTGGTTGAGGTTTGA
- a CDS encoding YqiA/YcfP family alpha/beta fold hydrolase: MMLYIHGFNSSPLSSKAQQLREWLVAQGREAEWVAPALPHDPAQAIALLSRVIETAPTPPKLIGSSLGGFYATYLVSRYQLKAVLLNPAVHPSLLLRPLVGKMQTNWHDASTYLFTTAHLDALSALEQFTPTFPENLLVLLETGDEVLDWQVAAHYYRQAHQAVFQGGDHSFSRFQDLLELVDRF; this comes from the coding sequence ATGATGCTATACATTCACGGTTTTAACTCCTCGCCATTATCGAGTAAAGCCCAACAATTACGCGAGTGGTTAGTCGCACAAGGGCGCGAAGCCGAATGGGTGGCTCCGGCGTTACCGCATGATCCCGCCCAAGCCATCGCATTGTTGTCGCGCGTGATCGAAACCGCGCCGACCCCACCGAAATTGATCGGGAGTTCCTTGGGTGGTTTTTACGCTACGTATTTGGTGAGCCGCTATCAACTCAAGGCTGTGCTGCTGAATCCGGCGGTGCATCCGAGCCTGTTATTGCGCCCGTTAGTGGGGAAAATGCAAACCAACTGGCACGATGCCAGCACTTACCTGTTTACCACCGCGCATCTGGATGCGTTGAGTGCGTTGGAGCAATTTACCCCGACATTCCCCGAAAACTTATTGGTATTGCTAGAAACCGGCGATGAAGTGCTGGATTGGCAGGTAGCCGCGCACTATTACCGACAGGCGCATCAGGCGGTGTTTCAGGGCGGTGATCACAGCTTCAGCCGTTTTCAGGATCTGTTGGAATTGGTGGATCGGTTTTAG
- the hrcA gene encoding heat-inducible transcriptional repressor HrcA — translation MTATNPPELNERARHILKVLVENYIHDGQPVGSRSLARSSGLDLSAATIRNVMADLEEMGYIRAPHTSAGRIPTSQGYRLFVDTLVTVRPLEQQSIHILQGQLKAERDPNALIQSASSLLSGITQLTGIVALPKRQASSIRQIEFLSLSARQVLAILVMNRNEVQNRIIQLDEDITSAELQQAANFLNERLIGKDLSQARTALLEEMRQHREDMNRMMLSAIALGEQAVAEQPGETLDGGCVIAGETNLMGYDDLSDIHKLRELFAAFTRKRDVLSLLDKCLQADGVKIFIGRESGQTVFDDCSVVTAPYEVDGEHLGVLGVIGPKRMAYERVIPVVDLTARLLSVALKSRQ, via the coding sequence ATGACAGCGACGAATCCCCCTGAATTAAACGAACGCGCCCGGCATATTTTAAAAGTGCTGGTCGAAAATTATATCCACGATGGGCAACCGGTGGGTTCACGTAGCCTTGCGCGTAGCAGTGGGCTGGATTTAAGTGCCGCGACTATCCGCAATGTGATGGCGGATTTGGAAGAAATGGGCTACATCCGTGCGCCGCACACCTCGGCAGGGCGCATTCCGACTTCGCAGGGTTATCGCTTGTTTGTGGATACGCTGGTGACGGTGCGCCCGTTAGAACAGCAGTCGATTCATATTTTGCAAGGGCAATTGAAAGCCGAACGTGACCCTAATGCATTGATTCAATCGGCTTCTAGTTTGTTATCGGGCATTACCCAGTTAACCGGGATTGTTGCCTTGCCGAAGCGTCAGGCATCCTCAATTCGCCAGATTGAATTTTTGAGCTTATCCGCAAGGCAAGTGCTGGCGATTTTGGTCATGAACCGCAACGAAGTGCAAAATCGTATTATCCAACTCGACGAAGACATTACTTCCGCCGAATTACAGCAAGCCGCGAATTTCCTCAATGAACGTTTAATCGGCAAAGATTTGTCACAAGCCCGTACCGCGCTACTCGAGGAAATGCGCCAGCACCGCGAAGACATGAACCGCATGATGCTTTCCGCGATTGCCTTGGGTGAACAGGCCGTGGCGGAACAACCCGGTGAAACCCTTGACGGCGGTTGCGTGATTGCTGGTGAAACCAATTTAATGGGTTACGATGATTTGTCGGATATTCACAAATTACGTGAACTGTTTGCTGCTTTTACCCGCAAGCGCGACGTGTTGAGTTTGCTGGATAAGTGCTTGCAAGCCGATGGGGTGAAAATCTTTATCGGGCGTGAATCAGGGCAAACGGTATTCGACGATTGCAGCGTTGTCACTGCCCCGTATGAAGTCGACGGCGAACATTTGGGTGTGCTTGGGGTGATCGGCCCCAAACGCATGGCTTATGAGCGCGTCATTCCTGTGGTGGATTTAACCGCCCGTTTATTAAGTGTTGCCCTGAAGTCCCGCCAATGA
- a CDS encoding NAD(+) kinase, whose translation MSLFSTIGLFTKPNDTRVDKTLQQLHEDLNQQGFQVLCDQNAGLILGLPSMATGELARRIDLAIVVGGDGTLLGAGRLLAAYNVPIIGVNLGRLGFLVDVSPDEMQTQLAAMLQGQYQEEQRLMLHAEAERDGELLGSGDAFNDVVLHVRGEIRMIEFTTWVDGHFVNTQRADGLIITTPTGSTAYALSSGGPIMHPALQAITLVPICPHTLSDRPLVLNGHSTVEIELCEQRDIPARVSFDGHNNIAMESGDRVRIRAHSEKVRLLHPQGYDYYRILREKLHWGVQL comes from the coding sequence ATGAGCTTGTTCTCCACCATTGGCCTGTTCACCAAACCTAACGACACCCGCGTTGATAAGACCTTGCAACAATTGCATGAAGACCTGAATCAACAAGGGTTTCAGGTGCTTTGCGACCAAAATGCAGGGCTGATTTTGGGGTTGCCATCAATGGCAACAGGCGAGCTGGCAAGACGGATTGACCTTGCGATTGTAGTCGGTGGTGACGGCACACTATTGGGTGCAGGACGCTTACTGGCGGCGTATAACGTGCCAATTATCGGCGTTAATTTAGGCCGCTTGGGTTTTCTGGTGGATGTTTCGCCAGATGAGATGCAAACCCAACTCGCCGCGATGCTCCAAGGGCAATACCAAGAGGAACAACGCCTGATGCTGCACGCCGAAGCCGAGCGCGACGGTGAATTGCTAGGTAGCGGTGATGCCTTTAATGATGTGGTGCTGCACGTGCGCGGTGAAATTCGCATGATCGAATTCACCACTTGGGTTGACGGACATTTCGTCAACACCCAGCGGGCGGATGGGCTGATTATTACCACGCCGACCGGCTCTACCGCCTACGCCTTGTCGAGTGGTGGGCCAATTATGCACCCGGCGTTGCAAGCCATTACCTTAGTGCCGATTTGCCCGCATACCCTGAGTGACCGCCCATTGGTATTGAACGGTCACAGCACTGTGGAAATCGAATTGTGTGAACAACGCGATATTCCCGCACGGGTATCGTTTGACGGGCATAATAATATCGCGATGGAATCCGGTGATCGGGTGCGGATTCGCGCTCACTCGGAAAAAGTGCGTTTATTGCACCCACAAGGTTATGATTACTACCGTATTTTGCGTGAAAAACTGCACTGGGGAGTACAGCTTTAA
- the recN gene encoding DNA repair protein RecN — protein MLTHIHIRDFAIIETLDLELHAGMTALTGETGAGKSILLDAIGLVLGDKADSNTVRHGADKADLTLSVDITQTPFARDWLETQGMEHEDDTCILRRVITAQGKSRAWINGSPANLTQLRELGEQLVDIHGQHEHQSLMKKDAQRQLLDDFAGNENLLGQTRSAWQAWKKLHERVTTLSQQNQQHQERVDLLKFQAQELEALGLRVDEPEQLDEELNLLANAEQLRSTAEQGYAQLYDNEPALYTTLGRLIHDLAQHTQLDARLEPSLELLTSAQIQVQEASVQLRDYAESLDIDPARLQVVENRIADIRSFARKYRTDPRLLPEKLHSIQAELAQLGGSDYDLETLEKQCQAAAEHYRKQAAALSKARLKAAQQLSTGVTTAMQQLGMQGGQFVITVNSEAQTAFQATGMDSIEFTVSANPGQPLKSLMKVASGGELSRISLAIQMIAAQKITLPALIFDEVDTGIGGGIAEVVGKQLRTLGTNRQVLCVTHLPQVASQAHQHYKVTKLKGRQHTSTGIEQLTSAQRVEEIARMIGGIEITPATRALAEEMLG, from the coding sequence ATGCTGACACATATCCATATCCGCGATTTCGCCATTATTGAAACGCTTGATCTCGAATTGCACGCGGGCATGACCGCACTCACCGGGGAAACTGGCGCGGGCAAATCCATTTTGCTGGACGCTATCGGTTTGGTGTTAGGCGACAAAGCCGACAGCAATACGGTACGCCACGGGGCGGATAAAGCCGATCTCACCTTGAGCGTTGATATTACCCAAACACCGTTTGCCCGCGACTGGCTGGAAACGCAAGGCATGGAACACGAGGATGACACTTGCATCCTGCGGCGCGTGATTACCGCACAAGGTAAATCGCGTGCTTGGATCAACGGTTCCCCGGCAAATTTGACCCAATTGCGCGAACTCGGCGAACAATTAGTCGATATTCATGGACAACATGAACATCAGTCACTAATGAAAAAAGACGCACAACGCCAACTGCTGGATGATTTTGCAGGCAATGAAAACTTACTGGGACAAACGCGCAGTGCTTGGCAAGCATGGAAAAAGCTACACGAACGTGTCACCACATTAAGCCAGCAAAATCAGCAGCACCAAGAACGCGTGGACTTGCTGAAGTTTCAAGCGCAGGAACTAGAGGCTTTAGGACTACGGGTCGATGAACCCGAACAACTGGATGAAGAGCTAAATCTTCTCGCCAACGCTGAGCAATTACGTTCCACTGCCGAGCAGGGTTACGCGCAGTTGTACGATAACGAACCCGCGCTATACACCACCTTAGGCCGCTTAATACACGATTTAGCGCAACATACCCAGCTTGATGCCCGTTTAGAGCCAAGTTTAGAACTGCTCACCAGTGCGCAAATTCAGGTGCAGGAAGCCTCCGTTCAATTACGCGATTATGCAGAAAGCCTCGACATTGATCCGGCACGATTACAAGTTGTGGAAAATCGCATTGCGGATATTCGCAGTTTTGCACGCAAATACCGCACTGATCCGCGTTTACTCCCTGAAAAACTGCACAGTATTCAAGCTGAACTGGCGCAACTCGGCGGGAGTGATTACGACCTCGAAACTTTGGAAAAACAATGCCAAGCAGCGGCGGAACATTACCGTAAACAAGCAGCCGCCCTCAGCAAAGCACGCCTCAAAGCCGCGCAACAACTCTCTACCGGAGTCACTACCGCGATGCAGCAACTAGGGATGCAAGGCGGACAATTCGTTATCACCGTCAATAGCGAGGCACAAACTGCGTTTCAGGCAACCGGCATGGATAGCATCGAATTCACCGTCAGTGCCAACCCTGGACAACCGCTCAAATCGCTGATGAAAGTAGCATCCGGCGGGGAATTATCACGCATTAGCTTGGCGATTCAAATGATTGCCGCGCAGAAAATCACTTTACCCGCACTGATCTTCGATGAAGTGGACACTGGCATTGGTGGCGGCATTGCTGAAGTTGTAGGCAAACAGTTACGAACCTTGGGCACTAATCGCCAAGTGCTATGCGTAACCCATCTGCCCCAAGTAGCTTCACAGGCTCATCAACATTACAAAGTCACCAAACTCAAAGGCAGGCAACACACCAGCACAGGCATTGAGCAACTAACCTCAGCACAACGTGTTGAAGAAATTGCCCGCATGATTGGCGGAATAGAAATCACCCCAGCCACCCGTGCATTAGCCGAAGAAATGCTGGGGTAA
- a CDS encoding rhodanese-like domain-containing protein: MGEKTFAALVADALTHVRELMPWDVDELRQTDPNVLIVDIREADEFASGHIQGSLHVPRGILEAASDWGYSDTVPALVQARDRPVVLVCRSGNRTALATVTLQLMGFCQVYSMKTGVRGWNDYELPLYDANGEQVDIDLAEQKLDPPLRPEQVKSAD, from the coding sequence ATGGGTGAGAAAACTTTTGCTGCGTTGGTGGCGGATGCGTTGACGCATGTCCGTGAATTAATGCCATGGGATGTGGATGAATTACGTCAGACTGATCCTAATGTATTGATTGTGGATATTCGTGAAGCTGATGAGTTTGCCAGTGGACATATTCAGGGTTCATTGCATGTGCCACGTGGTATTTTGGAAGCAGCTTCCGATTGGGGTTACTCTGATACCGTGCCAGCCTTGGTGCAGGCACGTGATCGACCGGTTGTATTGGTGTGTCGTTCTGGTAATCGTACTGCATTGGCGACAGTGACGTTGCAACTGATGGGTTTCTGTCAAGTGTATTCCATGAAAACCGGGGTACGTGGTTGGAATGATTACGAGTTGCCTTTGTACGATGCCAATGGTGAGCAGGTAGATATTGATCTTGCTGAGCAGAAGCTTGATCCGCCGTTGCGTCCGGAGCAAGTCAAGTCAGCGGATTAA
- a CDS encoding response regulator, which yields MNEKVLLIDDHTLFRAGLEDLLTRRGIRVVAAVGSGDEGLAAAAAHQPDIVLLDMRMPLMDGLSVLRQLRKNHPDLRVAMLTTSSNENDLVEALRSGARGYLLKDIEPDELVVALREIVSGKTVVAPELAPVLARVVQGGDGRAQEDKIVNPFSELTPREYEILTLLAEGQSNKVIARNLGISDGTVKLHVKAILRKLNVSSRITAAVMAVEHGIRVEAANAVL from the coding sequence ATGAATGAGAAAGTATTGCTGATTGATGACCACACCTTGTTTCGTGCAGGTTTGGAAGATTTGTTAACCCGGCGGGGTATTCGCGTTGTCGCTGCGGTTGGTAGTGGTGATGAGGGTTTGGCTGCGGCAGCCGCGCATCAGCCTGATATTGTGCTTTTGGATATGCGGATGCCATTAATGGATGGTCTTAGTGTGTTACGTCAGTTGCGCAAAAATCACCCCGACTTGCGGGTGGCAATGTTAACTACTAGTAGCAATGAAAATGATTTAGTGGAGGCGTTACGCAGCGGCGCACGCGGTTACCTGCTTAAAGACATTGAGCCGGATGAGCTGGTGGTAGCGTTACGTGAAATCGTTTCCGGTAAAACCGTAGTTGCCCCGGAGCTTGCGCCGGTATTGGCGAGAGTGGTGCAAGGTGGTGACGGGCGGGCACAGGAAGATAAAATAGTTAATCCGTTTTCTGAATTAACCCCTCGCGAATATGAAATCCTGACTCTGTTGGCGGAAGGTCAAAGTAATAAGGTGATTGCACGTAATTTGGGTATTTCCGATGGCACGGTCAAACTACATGTGAAAGCCATTTTACGTAAATTAAACGTTAGCTCGCGTATTACCGCAGCAGTGATGGCGGTGGAACACGGTATCCGCGTTGAAGCGGCTAACGCGGTTTTATAG